One Kineococcus aurantiacus genomic window carries:
- a CDS encoding TIGR03089 family protein codes for MLPVLRRLLDDDPTAPRLTWYASDYASSGERVELSARVLATWVSKTANLLEEEFEVGPGSVVALDLPTHWRTLVFQLAVWSTGAAVRLGADAPADVLVSSSTEALRRGGSAERIAVSLAPLAVDFGAEVPAGALDYARVVTGYGDTYSPLEAPGREDPALELADGSTIAHPAVLTAATEAGAAWPAGVRLLTDVGPADVVRGPLAAWARTGSVVVTPSLAALPERVLAAERTTATLAA; via the coding sequence GTGCTCCCCGTGTTGCGCCGACTGCTCGACGACGACCCCACCGCCCCGCGGCTGACGTGGTACGCGAGCGACTACGCGAGCAGCGGTGAACGGGTCGAGCTGTCGGCGCGGGTCCTGGCGACGTGGGTGTCGAAGACGGCCAACCTGCTCGAGGAGGAGTTCGAGGTGGGGCCGGGGTCGGTGGTGGCGCTGGACCTGCCGACGCACTGGCGGACCCTGGTGTTCCAGCTCGCGGTGTGGTCGACGGGGGCCGCGGTGCGCCTGGGCGCGGACGCACCCGCCGACGTCCTGGTCTCCTCCTCGACCGAGGCGCTGCGGCGCGGGGGCTCGGCCGAGCGGATCGCGGTGTCCCTGGCGCCGCTGGCGGTGGACTTCGGCGCGGAGGTCCCCGCGGGGGCCCTGGACTACGCGCGCGTCGTGACGGGCTACGGCGACACGTACTCCCCGCTGGAGGCGCCCGGCCGGGAGGACCCGGCCCTGGAGCTGGCGGACGGGTCGACCATCGCGCACCCGGCGGTGCTGACCGCGGCCACCGAGGCGGGCGCGGCGTGGCCGGCGGGGGTGCGGCTGCTGACCGACGTGGGCCCGGCGGACGTGGTGCGCGGGCCGCTGGCGGCGTGGGCGCGGACGGGGTCGGTCGTCGTGACGCCGTCGCTGGCCGCGCTGCCCGAGCGCGTCCTCGCCGCCGAGCGCACCACGGCCACCCTCGCGGCGTAG
- a CDS encoding amino acid permease, with protein MSTTTSADAPPTLRRAISGKLLFLFILGDVLGAGIYALVGELAGEVGGAIWVPLLVALVLALLTASSYAELVTKYPKAGGAAVFAQRAFGRPVVSFLVGFSMLAAGVTSVAGLALAFAGDYLGALVDVPPLPAALVFLVLVALLNARGIKDSLRANVVMTVVEVGGLLLVVALAAVVLGRGDGSPGRVLEFSPDHSPVAGVLAAAVLAFYSFVGFETSANVAEEAVDPGRTYPRALFGGLAVAGVVYVLVGLAVSTAVAPEQVQGSSGPLLEVVRVADVGLPGWLYSLVALIAVANGALLTAIMCSRLTYGMATEGLLPPVLGRLLPGRRTPWVAIVVTTLVSMALVLSGDLATLAATVVLLLLVVFISTNVAVLVLRRDRVGHRHFRAPTALPVLGVVACVALLTQQEAGVWLRAAVLLAIGALLHLLTRRASRATRRPAAPTR; from the coding sequence GTGAGCACCACGACCTCGGCGGACGCGCCCCCCACCCTGCGGCGGGCCATCAGCGGCAAGCTGCTGTTCCTGTTCATCCTGGGCGACGTCCTGGGCGCGGGCATCTACGCCCTCGTCGGGGAGCTGGCCGGTGAGGTCGGCGGGGCGATCTGGGTGCCGCTGCTGGTGGCGCTCGTCCTGGCCCTGCTGACGGCGTCCTCCTACGCCGAGCTCGTGACGAAGTACCCCAAGGCCGGCGGGGCGGCCGTCTTCGCCCAGCGCGCCTTCGGCCGCCCGGTCGTCTCGTTCCTCGTCGGCTTCTCCATGCTCGCGGCCGGGGTGACGAGCGTGGCGGGGCTGGCCCTGGCGTTCGCCGGCGACTACCTGGGGGCCCTGGTCGACGTCCCGCCGCTCCCGGCGGCCCTGGTGTTCCTCGTCCTCGTCGCGCTGCTCAACGCGCGCGGCATCAAGGACTCCCTGCGGGCCAACGTCGTCATGACCGTCGTGGAGGTCGGCGGGCTGCTGCTGGTCGTGGCGCTGGCCGCGGTGGTGCTGGGCCGCGGCGACGGCTCCCCGGGCCGCGTCCTGGAGTTCTCCCCCGACCACTCCCCCGTCGCGGGGGTCCTCGCGGCGGCCGTCCTGGCGTTCTACTCCTTCGTCGGGTTCGAGACGTCGGCGAACGTGGCCGAGGAGGCCGTCGACCCCGGCCGCACCTACCCGCGGGCCCTGTTCGGGGGGCTGGCCGTCGCCGGCGTCGTCTACGTCCTGGTCGGGCTGGCCGTGTCCACGGCCGTCGCGCCGGAACAGGTCCAGGGGTCCAGCGGGCCGCTGCTGGAGGTCGTGCGGGTCGCCGACGTCGGCCTGCCGGGCTGGCTGTACTCGCTGGTGGCGCTCATCGCCGTCGCCAACGGGGCGCTGCTGACCGCCATCATGTGCAGCCGCCTGACCTACGGCATGGCCACCGAGGGGCTGCTGCCGCCCGTGCTGGGCCGCCTGCTGCCGGGGCGGCGCACCCCGTGGGTCGCGATCGTCGTCACGACGCTGGTGTCCATGGCGCTGGTGCTCAGCGGTGACCTGGCGACGCTGGCCGCCACGGTCGTCCTCCTGCTGCTCGTCGTCTTCATCAGCACCAACGTCGCGGTGCTGGTGCTGCGCCGCGACCGCGTCGGGCACCGGCACTTCCGCGCCCCCACCGCGCTGCCCGTGCTGGGCGTCGTGGCGTGCGTGGCGCTGCTGACCCAGCAGGAGGCCGGGGTGTGGCTGCGCGCCGCGGTCCTGCTGGCGATCGGCGCGCTGCTGCACCTGCTCACCCGGCGGGCGTCCCGGGCGACGCGACGGCCAGCCGCCCCGACCCGCTGA
- a CDS encoding AbrB family transcriptional regulator produces the protein MRRAGHVLVLVLATVVATLLLRRLGLPSPALFAGLAVGLVDALVAREAVRLPARAGTAGQAVVGVTIGTLVQLSTLSALGEHWLPVLAVTLGTLALSLGTGWLLGRHRDVDAVTGAFALVAGGASGLVAIARQLGADERVVAVVQYVRVLLVVLSLPVVLNLVFGVRAAAEVTAPQDWPVGLVLVVVCGVAGPWLGRRAHLPAHTLLGPLALAALASLSGLTGGSGVPDPLQQVAYALVGLQIGLRFTRTSLATVARVLPAAFALIVVGVAGSAALGLALSRATGLPTLDTYLATTPGGLYAVLAAAVGSGADATFVLSVQVLRLLVMLLAAPVLARALHGDRWDRPREDRR, from the coding sequence GTGCGCCGCGCGGGTCACGTCCTCGTCCTGGTCCTCGCCACCGTCGTCGCGACCCTGCTGCTGCGCCGCCTCGGCCTGCCCTCCCCCGCCCTGTTCGCGGGGCTGGCGGTGGGGCTGGTGGACGCGCTCGTCGCGCGGGAGGCCGTGCGGCTGCCGGCCCGGGCCGGGACGGCGGGGCAGGCCGTCGTGGGCGTCACCATCGGCACCCTCGTGCAGCTGTCGACGTTGTCGGCGCTGGGCGAGCACTGGCTGCCCGTGCTGGCCGTCACCCTCGGCACGCTGGCGCTGAGCCTGGGCACGGGCTGGCTGCTGGGCCGGCACCGGGACGTCGACGCCGTGACGGGGGCGTTCGCCCTGGTCGCGGGCGGGGCCAGCGGGCTCGTCGCCATCGCCCGGCAGCTGGGCGCCGACGAGCGCGTCGTGGCCGTCGTGCAGTACGTGCGGGTGCTGCTGGTGGTGCTGTCGCTGCCGGTGGTGCTGAACCTCGTGTTCGGCGTGCGGGCCGCGGCGGAGGTGACGGCCCCGCAGGACTGGCCGGTGGGGCTGGTCCTCGTCGTGGTGTGCGGGGTGGCCGGGCCGTGGCTGGGCCGCAGGGCGCACCTGCCCGCGCACACCCTGCTGGGTCCGCTGGCCCTGGCCGCGCTGGCCTCCCTGAGCGGCCTGACCGGCGGCTCGGGGGTCCCGGACCCGCTGCAGCAAGTCGCGTACGCGCTCGTCGGCCTGCAGATCGGCCTGCGGTTCACCCGCACCAGCCTGGCCACGGTCGCCCGGGTGCTCCCGGCGGCGTTCGCGCTCATCGTCGTCGGGGTCGCGGGCAGCGCCGCGCTGGGGCTGGCGCTGTCCCGCGCGACGGGGCTGCCGACCCTCGACACGTACCTGGCCACGACCCCCGGCGGGCTGTACGCGGTGCTGGCCGCGGCCGTGGGGTCGGGGGCGGACGCGACGTTCGTGCTGTCGGTGCAGGTGCTGCGGCTGCTGGTGATGCTGCTGGCCGCCCCCGTCCTGGCCCGGGCCCTGCACGGGGACCGGTGGGACCGGCCCCGGGAGGACCGGCGCTGA
- the manA gene encoding mannose-6-phosphate isomerase, class I, producing MLRLTNTVQAYAWGSTTAVPQLLGREPDGTPQAELWIGAHPSAPSRVGDRGLDELIAAAPAEFLGPGQERLGFLLKVLSAAAPLSLQAHPDDATAARRFAEEEAAGVPLDAPHRLYKDTSHKPELLFALEPFAAMAGFRSPAAARELLAGLDLPALPPRPRELFDALLAALAGPEALREATRLLLTAPAEAVGPLVEAVAPACAGLEDSSARCVVDLAAAHPGDPGVLVSVLLNQVRLAPGEALYLPAGNVHAYLEGTGVELMASSDNVLRGGLTTKHVDVAELLDVLDFRELPPPLLPPEVVSEDELVFSPLPDFALTVLTVGREHVWERAVPRTVLVLEGSVTLSSAAGTVELGRGQSAFVTAAEHPVGVSGSGRLAVASPGTPAG from the coding sequence GTGCTCAGACTCACCAACACCGTGCAGGCGTACGCGTGGGGTTCGACGACGGCGGTCCCGCAGCTGCTGGGCCGTGAACCGGACGGCACGCCGCAGGCGGAGCTGTGGATCGGCGCGCACCCCTCGGCGCCCTCGCGGGTGGGGGACCGGGGGCTGGACGAGCTCATCGCCGCCGCCCCCGCCGAGTTCCTCGGCCCGGGGCAGGAGCGGCTGGGGTTCCTGCTGAAGGTCCTCTCGGCCGCCGCGCCGCTGTCGCTGCAGGCCCACCCCGACGACGCGACCGCGGCCCGCCGCTTCGCCGAGGAGGAGGCCGCGGGGGTGCCGCTGGACGCCCCGCACCGGCTCTACAAGGACACCTCGCACAAGCCGGAGCTGCTGTTCGCCCTGGAGCCGTTCGCGGCGATGGCCGGTTTCCGCTCACCCGCCGCGGCCCGGGAGCTGCTGGCGGGCCTGGACCTGCCGGCGCTGCCGCCGCGGCCCCGGGAGCTGTTCGACGCGCTGCTGGCGGCGCTGGCCGGGCCGGAGGCGCTGCGGGAGGCGACGCGGCTGCTGCTGACCGCCCCCGCGGAGGCGGTCGGCCCGCTCGTGGAGGCCGTCGCCCCGGCGTGCGCCGGGCTGGAGGACTCGTCCGCGCGCTGCGTCGTGGACCTGGCCGCCGCCCACCCCGGCGACCCCGGCGTCCTGGTCTCGGTGCTGCTGAACCAGGTGCGGCTGGCCCCGGGGGAGGCGCTGTACCTGCCCGCGGGCAACGTCCACGCCTACCTGGAGGGCACGGGCGTGGAGCTCATGGCCAGCTCCGACAACGTCCTGCGCGGCGGCCTGACGACCAAGCACGTCGACGTCGCCGAGCTGCTCGACGTCCTGGACTTCCGCGAGCTGCCGCCGCCGCTGCTGCCCCCCGAGGTGGTCTCCGAGGACGAGCTGGTGTTCTCCCCGCTGCCGGACTTCGCCCTCACCGTCCTCACCGTGGGCCGCGAGCACGTGTGGGAGCGGGCGGTCCCGCGCACGGTGCTCGTCCTGGAGGGGTCGGTGACGCTGTCCTCGGCGGCGGGGACCGTGGAGCTGGGCCGCGGCCAGAGCGCCTTCGTCACGGCCGCCGAGCACCCCGTGGGCGTCAGCGGGTCGGGGCGGCTGGCCGTCGCGTCGCCCGGGACGCCCGCCGGGTGA